CGCCGCCATCTTGCTCTCTCAGAAACGTCAGCGACTGCGATTGGGGTTGCAAAGCGCCGTTGTTCTCCTCAGCATCGCTGGTGCGTTCACGGTGATACCCCGGGCCGGCGCGATGGGTGCAGCATGGCTGCAGGTCGCCATCGAAGCAGCGCTGCTGATGCTCTATGCTGTGGGCGCGATCTGGTCGCTCCGCAGAATGCGCGCAGCGGAAGTGCGATGAACATTCTCGTCATCAACACGCACTCGCTCACCAACACCGGCGACGCTGCGCTCACGTTGGAGATGCTCCGCCAGTTGAGAGAACAATTTCCCGGCAGCCGGATCACGCTGGCTATGGACGATCCTGCTTCATTCGACGGCGACGTGCACATCATCAGTTCGATCCTGCGCTGGTGCAAGACGACGGGGGGTGACGGCCGATCCGTCTGGTGCACCAGAAGCCTCCTCCGTTTTTTGCCGGCCAGCCTGCTCAGCCTGGCTGCCTTTCGACTGTTTGGCAGCCGCTTCTTTCCCGGCATGTCGCCAGAACAACGCGAGACGGTCGAAGCCTACTTCGACGCACACGTTGTCATCAGCAAACCAGGGGGATTTCTCTACACCAGCGGTGGCCTGGGCATGCCCTTCCTGCTAACCATTTACACCATCGCATTTGCCATCTTGTGCCACAAGCCGCACTACATGCTGCCGCAGTCCATTGGCCCAGTTCAACGCAATTGGCAACGGTGGCTGACGCGCTGGGCGCTGAACCGCTCGCGGCTGACAATGATCCGCGAGCCTGCTTCGGCAAACGAGATGATCGCGATTGGAGTTGCTCGCAATCGTTGGATCGAGGTGCCAGATCTGGCCTTTGCCTTTCCGCCTGCGCCGGCTGAGATCGCGTGTGCGTGGCTGGCGCGGCAGGGGGTGAGATGCGAAGCCGACCGGCCGTGCATCGGCGTGACTGCGATCAATTGGCAAGCGCAAAACAGCGCGTTCAACCTACAGTCGCAATACGAAGAAGCGCTGTGCGAGGCGCTCTCGCGCTTTGCTGCGTCATCCCGCGCGCGATTGGTTTTCTTTCCTCACGCGATCGGGCCGACGATCGAGCAGGATGACCGCGTCGTCGCCCGACGGCTCGCGTCGCGCCTATCGGGTTGCGATGTGACGTTGATCGAGGAGCAAGCGCCGCCCGACGTGATGAAGGCTGCCTTTGGCCAGATGGAGCTATTCGTCGGCACGCGCATGCACTCGAATATCTTCGCGCTGAGCAGCGGCACGCCCGTCGTCGCTATAGGGTATTTGCACAAGACCGAGGGCATCATGCGCATGCTCGACTTGGCATCGTTCGTGGTAGACATTCGGGACCTGACAGCAGACGCGTTACTGGAACGCGTCGAACGCGCCTGGCGCGCGCGCGCCGAATTGCGCCAGAGCATCCGCGTTGCCGTCGCTGCGTTAGCCCAATCCGCCTCGCACGCCACAGCCCTCATCGCAGACGACCTGTCGCGCTATGGATGAGCCGCTGAGCGCCCTGCATATCGTCGCCGGCTTCAGCCTGGAGACGCTGGGCGGCGTGGAGCGCTACACATTCGACCTCAGCCGCGCCCTGACGCGTCGAGGCTTGCGCGTGGGCATTGCCGGCATCTGGCAATTCGGCACCCAGTACGAAGCTGATTGGACACGGCAGCTGAACGCCGCCGGCGTCGAAACGTTCGTCGGTTGCCCCAAGGATAATCGCGCTCCGCTGCGCAACCTGGTGGCAAGTATCGCTCGGCTGAGGCGTGAGCTGACAGGACGACGGTTCGACATC
The window above is part of the Candidatus Roseilinea sp. genome. Proteins encoded here:
- a CDS encoding polysaccharide pyruvyl transferase yields the protein MNILVINTHSLTNTGDAALTLEMLRQLREQFPGSRITLAMDDPASFDGDVHIISSILRWCKTTGGDGRSVWCTRSLLRFLPASLLSLAAFRLFGSRFFPGMSPEQRETVEAYFDAHVVISKPGGFLYTSGGLGMPFLLTIYTIAFAILCHKPHYMLPQSIGPVQRNWQRWLTRWALNRSRLTMIREPASANEMIAIGVARNRWIEVPDLAFAFPPAPAEIACAWLARQGVRCEADRPCIGVTAINWQAQNSAFNLQSQYEEALCEALSRFAASSRARLVFFPHAIGPTIEQDDRVVARRLASRLSGCDVTLIEEQAPPDVMKAAFGQMELFVGTRMHSNIFALSSGTPVVAIGYLHKTEGIMRMLDLASFVVDIRDLTADALLERVERAWRARAELRQSIRVAVAALAQSASHATALIADDLSRYG